The sequence AACATGGAAATAAATGTACAGTTCATGCATTGTGATTGGGTACTTTGTAAGACATTAGGCAGGGAAAACTGGGAATCTTCTAAATCCTGGAATCTTTGCCATGAATGGGACACAAGAAATAACTTGTTCTCatcaaagtaaaatgaaaagcTGGTACTGATAAACATGCAGAACTTACAGATAGAGAAAGTGTAATCTATTAGTCATAAACAGAACTTTCTTCCTGAATTGAGTTTGCTTGTTCTTGTCTTCTCAAGTCTATTGTTGGCGTCGCCGGAGGAGCGACTAGAGCTGCACTTACTGTTCATCAGGCTCGCAGGGATAACATGGCGGATATCTCTGCCAAAGATGGCAGTCAGGTAACCTCTGCTTTGGAAAAATCTGAATCATGATCAGATatgatgaaaataaacatacaacaaaccagtttttttttacttagggGAAGGTGATAAATGCAGGTGAAGGTAGGAGACCTCATTGCTGGAAGGGCTTTTGATTCTTTTTCATAAAGATAGATAAAATTGTCTACACTTGTATAGggctttatcaagtccgaggactccaaagtactttacactacaatcagtcatccaccccgTGACAGCGGTAGGCTACGTTGTAgacacagctgccctggggcagactgacagataGGACTATGAGTGACACTCCTCCCAGTCATTGTGTAAAGAGTGGTCCTGTTGACTACATTTGTTCTGATATGATGAATTCACAAATGtgatttcaaaattaaaaactgcagtgcgtctggaaagtattcacagcgctgtacttttccacatttagttatgtttcAGCCTTATTCTAAATGGTATCAAATTACTCTGTTTCCTCAAAACTCTACACACAATACCCCATTATGATAATGTGAAAGATGTTGagatttttacaaatttattccaaatggaaaactaagaaattgattttacctaagtattcacagcctttgcCATGAGGCTCAAAATTAAGCTGAGGTGCCTAACTAAACGTGGAAAAAGTGCAgtgctgtgaatactttctggaTGCACTGTAATAATAAAAGTTAATGAACATAACATATTAAATTCAATCACTTTGCAAATACTTTCTtcacagtgccttgtgaaagtatttataaaatcacattttatcatgttgtAAGCACAAACCTCAAagtgttttattgggactttattGTACTACTTAACACGAAGTagcgcataattgtgaagtggaagaaaaatgattaaTGGTTTCAACATTCTgccctagtctcaagtcttctccaggatagatagatagatagatagatagatagatagatagatagatagatagatagatagatagatagatagatagatagatagatagatagatagatagatagatagatagatagatagatagatagatagatagatagatagatagatagatagatagatagatagatagatagatagatagatagatagatagatagatagatagatagatagatagatagatagatagatagatagatagagtaACATTATAAAtaagtctgtttgtttttctcgtGTTTTCTCCAGGAGACTTTAGTGAATCTTGCTGGACTGCTGGTTAGCCTTTTACTCATTCCTCTTGTCACTGATAATCCAGTGTAAGTGCTGCTGTTACTGCCAACATTTGCAcgttatgtgtctttttaaaggttaaataactaccttttttttgccttttagcCTGACTCTTACCCTGTTCTTCCTCTTTACCATCCTTCACCTCTTCGCCAACTACAAGGCTGTGCGTTCGGTCATTATGGAAACCTTCAACGAGGCGCGGCTTTCCATCGTGTGGCAGCAATACCTGAAGGACGGACGACTCCTGAGTCCACTTGAGGCAAATCAGAGAGAACCCGTATTCCTAcgtgtgtttaaaaataaaaaaagtttttatttttgcttttggaGCTGATTCTTGTAGTGTGAAAAATATTTCACGTGTTTTTCAGAGTTTGGAAACACCTCACAAATTAAACTTGGAGTTCGGTTACAGGATGTTGCACAGAGGTGACTACAGATATCAACCTTGACCACACACATTAAAAACTCAGACTAGTTTTTAGTCactttgtgtgttttgcagCCCAGAGGAGCTGAATTTggctttaaaagaaaacaacatgcCCTTCCTGTTGGGAGTCAGAAATGGTATTTTACCTTCTTCCTCAGAATGGATCCTTGTTTAACTAAATTTCCAGTAATTTATTATCCTGTTTTGTTCCTTGCAgattgtatttgtgtttgtttggggACAGAAGCATCAGTCCATGATGAAATCAGAGCAGTGTGTCAGGCAGTGTGTATCAGCAACATGCTGGGTTGTCCAACGGCCACAGTACCAACATCTCAGAAACCAACGCAGCAACGTGAGTTAGCTTTTACTGTGTTGCATTTGCATTAGAATGTGTTTAAATACTTCACATTGCATTTCTTTCTGTAATTTAAGGTTTGTGGGAAATGGTGCATGAGAGTCACAAGCTGTTGGATGCACATTTCTCTCCATTTCTCAAAGGTGAGCTTGCACAGAAAAGTTTGAACTTGTGGTTTATTATGAGCATGATTTGTTAATAGATCTATAATATTTAGGTGTTAAAGCGGCAGGATGGGACACAAAAAGGACTTTGCTGGACTGGGATGAGTGGAGAGTGGagtggaaaacaaaaaacagctgagCTGCTTTTGTagcttatttttttgttaattaaacagCTGTATTTCTACATGTTTTATCATTCTttccaaatgaaaatataacagCTTTGAGTCATTAGTGTGGGAGAaggtaaatatttttgtataatggtaatttgttattaaaaactaaaaattgaACAATTGATTTGTGATTTATTTCATGGCTTCACACACATATGTACAATTCCCGGCAACCAGCTAATCATGTGCATGAGTACCATATTTATGTAgggtttttaattaattttcttAACCTTTCTGAACAgctgtgatttttaaaaaaaacaacaaaaaaactggaTGCGCAAGTTTGAATTCACGGTgggttttctctaatccacaaaGTCTCAAATATTTACACACATTCAGCTGAATTTTTAACTAGAATGTTCTTGGAGGTCTTTGAACTTGAAAAGACAGAGGCAGCTAACTTCTTTATTGTAAGAATGATTGAAATTATTCAGATGTGTCACAACTTTAGCAAAGTCTGAAAAAAGATCCAAACTGATGAAAGCAGTTGTTCATGATGTTCTGGAATGACCTGAAGAACCATCATGGCTCAAACCTACCATGTACTGGGAGCTGCAGGAACACCAGCGAAGAACATTGTGGTGAAGCTGGTTTGACATCACCATAGACTGAGAAGGTGCTGACCAAGAAAGGAGCCATCCATCTACTTTCTCAACCCACTTTATCCCTGTATATCCACAGTGGaactggtgcttatctccaaaGGTCCCAAGGAGTCCTTGACTCCAAAACTGACACTTCCAAGTTTGACTGAAATTAGATGCTGCCAATCTCAACAAATGACTTCTGGAGAAACGTTTTGGTCTCAGATCAAACAGCATTTGAGCTATTTGTTCAGAAGAAGCATGTTTGTAGGAGTTAAAAGGAGGCTTTTAAACTTATTAGCCTCTACTAACATTTTCTaaagaacacatttaaaaacatgtaccaactgtcaagcatagtGGTGTGAGTATCAGGCTGTGGGGCTCTTTCACTGCCAATTGTACTGGTGCACTGCACAGAGTGGATGGTGTAATGAAGCAGGTCGACCTTCAAATTCTGTAATTCCACCTCGAATCAgcagttaaatagtttaaaaaaagagaaacattaaaactgttcttggaataaataaaacaggctAACATTTGATTTCTAAAAGCACATTTCCAACGCTTGAAACCTTTTGAACTAAGCTTAAAAAATGGGTCTGcgccaaaaaaccccaaaaactgttCAAACAATTCTGCTTAGATGATAAGCTTGTTTTATCACTTCAAAAAAATTGTATAATTGAAATGCAACTTGATTAGCAATAAAACGTATGggcacatttttgtttttttatgttgttacaGTTGCAAATTCCACCTCGACACAAGAACGGTCTAAAAAAATCATTAACGAGAGTGCGTGTAATTATTTGTTTGCTGCGCAGacgaaaaataaatcttttagtCTCTAGATGGCAGTGTTAAAGTATTATACAAGGCATAGAACACGAGGAAGAAACAACAGCATCCTTCTGTAAAGTTTTCATGTTAAGCTAACAACATCCAAAATGCTACAACAATAAAGGCAACCAGCTGAATTCAAGAAACACAATAACTACGATATTGCTTAATTCAAAGTATAAATTCCTCATGATTTTTGTCGTAGTTTTTTTCAGgaatatgtaaatattttgtttttttgtctttttgctgCTGACGGTTatcgcttttattttgaaaatgtaaaccGGATGTCGAGTGTACGTTCTTGCCAATTTACACTTTTTCGTTTCTCATTTGTTAGCATTAGGAAaactataagttttatctgAATATTAACTCTATGCTGTAATAAATGGGAAGGTATAAGTGTGCCTACAACTGCGACCACTCAACTGACCCGGATGTTAAGTTCTTTAAGTGAGTTCTCAGTTTAAGAGAGTTTTATTACGAATAAACAAATAGCATGTAGCTAGCTGCTAAAGGTAGTTAATCCATTAAGATTAACATACAATCGTTCGTAACATTAATTAATTTGCTCCAAATGTAGTCTTTCCAACGTTATCTTAATCTGTAGAATTAAGAcaacatgcatgttttcttgTAGTTTACGAGGAGTTTAGTTGAGTTATGTAGTTAATGTCTCCAGAAAATCCTTTTTAGTTCGAAACCAGACAAACAGGCATGAAATAAACGACAGAATCAGTTTATCAGactaaaaaattttattttagcacCAGCGAGTGAGTCAGGAATACATTAAGTACAGCAGATGGAATttagctgaaaagcaaagcatcTGAAgcagaacagaaagaaaccagaCTGCTTCACATTCTCAGTGTTTCCCTACCTAACTGCACAATGCACTGCTGGACCGTGTCCCTACAATGTTTCACACAATTATAATAGTGCCAcgtcaaatatttatttctttattatgtAAAACGTGTTGCATATTATTTATGTTCTCATAAAGTGTTAATTTTGCATTGAAATCTCATTCTGGTATGCATTGCTTGGTCTGTAGTTTGAAGCATCGTGCATTGGAGAAGATGACCCTCATCCAACCATCTCtaacaatcaatcaatcaatcaggtCCCGTGTCAAATCTTGGCTGTATCCTCTCTCCTTTCTCTTGAAGATGACGACTTACAGGCTGTTTATCTcatataaacagttttttagatCTGGTACTTTTACTGTTTACTTCTATTTTGTGTAACTGTAATTTTCACACTGTGTAATATGATCAGATGAAGGAGCTGGACAGAAATAAGTGACAAATCAGCTAAAGATCCAaggaaagaccttcagaaagcctggaaACTATTGACCAAGACCTATTTAACAGCCTACAGGAAAGTCTCATGAAATGAAGTGTGATCCAAAATTTTATTAACAGTTTTaccccctttttttttaaagaaaaaatacatttacacaTTATTCAATAGTCACATGGGACCAGGTAATATCAAGCAATGTTGAATGAAAGGACAATATATTCAATCAGCAGTAATGTGACTGACTTGCATCCAACTAACCAGGCCAGCATCTCAGGGGACTTTTCATGCTTTTTATGCATCATCAAAATGGAAGCATCTACTCAAATTTTCCCTAACTATGTGCTGTCATTTTATATAGTGGACCATTATACAGTTAAGGTTGTTCTAATGGCCTACATGTTACTCCAGGTTTCCGCTGTACAATCCCAGAAAACTTAGAAAATGGCTCTCCAACATGAAGTGGAAAGATTGGGCTCCGACTCGCTTCTCCGTGCTGTGCATTAATCACTTCGAGGAACAGTACATCGACAGAGCAGGGAAGTGTGTGACACTTCGAGAAGACGCGGTTCCCACGATATTTTCACCTCATGACAAACCGCAGAAAAACAAGGTTTGTGTGCACTGAACGTCTGTCAGATCAGATCTTCTGGTTGAACTGCATTGAACAGGGActcatataaatatattttagactGTTACGTTttgaaaaaatctaattatataaCTTTACACGCAGGCTTCTGATGGCCCAGGACGTAGGAAACATAGGGTGAGATGTTAACAAATAGTTAATCAATTCTCCAACTATCTAACTAAatgttttgctcaaaatgtGATCTGTAACTGCATAATAATAACTGACAGCTAAAACTAACATCTGGTTGACCTTTGTTTGATTCTCTTTGTGAATTCAGCCTCTTGCTGCTAAAACCCCAGAGAAAGAGCCCACTCCTTCTGCAACATCTCCTCCTGTCCCCACAAACAGCAGTGTTAAAATCAAAGAGCTCAACCAGAGAGAGGAACAGCATACAGGGTATGtcactttttaatgtttctaaCAGTGTTATAATAAATCAATAGTGGATCAACTTTCCAGGTGAATTAATTCATTTGCATACAGAAGACAGAGAGAATAAGCTGTCATTCTCTCATATTTCCGATAGACAGAACAAGAAGATATTTCAGttcggtttatttatatatttccaATTCGCAACAAATCTCTTCTTACCAACAGATCCATTTAATATACAGATATATTGTCAATTGAATGCAGTCATTTAGTCAGTTAGGTTTACGTACATACCCTATAATACAATACAGTAGTTGAAGTACAAGAATATAATAATACAAagttttctatttaaggaaacccagctgattgcatcaagtcgttgattttgcagcaatctgtcatactgagcatgcatgtggcgaCTGTGGAAAGGAACAACTGTCTTTTAACAGCATGTTCTGAAGAGCTCAGTGTAAGCAACCGTGTTTCACTGGGAGTTTAAGAAGACAGCGCGGACTCTTTAAAATCACCGAAGAActggtccaggagtactttccatgtagaaaaaaaaagtatctatGTTCGTGGCTTCACTTtgggagagaaacacagcaaaaTAGATAGTCTCTGAGCCAGTCACACAATCTATGGGgtgaaaaacaaagtacatATTATtagtggcagcagcagcttcagaCATATGAGACTCAGTCATTGTTTATTACAGTGTCCATACAGCTAGACGGCAACTAAAAGCAGTAAGTAACAACATCATGTAGACATTTACGTTGCTCTATTAGCTAAATGTAGACATTTAGACTATTTTTAAAAAACCCATAAATGTAATgtgttaaaacatttatcatCCATCTATTTTCTCAGAAAATCCGGACAGGGAACCCAAAATTCCCTCAATTCAAACCAAGAATAAAAACGTTGCTGGACCGGTATTTCAGAAACTACTGATGTATCGGGATTTTCATGCTCTCAGGTTTACATCAAATGACCTGAAAACAGTATCAAGAGAGCAGCAGTTAGGCGCACCAAAAAGTGATGGACTGCAACAGCA is a genomic window of Girardinichthys multiradiatus isolate DD_20200921_A chromosome X, DD_fGirMul_XY1, whole genome shotgun sequence containing:
- the LOC124863017 gene encoding RUS family member 1-like, yielding MDKNAGLVLATERYGRGQAWKYLVNDGVLERRRDGSEAGSGGDYIVGLFKSVFLPQGYPESVSSDYLQYQFWDTLQAFSSSLSGTLATQASLKGVGVGNQEATVAAATVTWLLRDGTGMLGRILFAWRKGSKLDSEAKKWRLFADVLNDIAMFMEILAPHFPAGFTLIVCTAGIFKSIVGVAGGATRAALTVHQARRDNMADISAKDGSQETLVNLAGLLVSLLLIPLVTDNPVLTLTLFFLFTILHLFANYKAVRSVIMETFNEARLSIVWQQYLKDGRLLSPLEANQREPVFLQFGNTSQIKLGVRLQDVAQSPEELNLALKENNMPFLLGVRNDCICVCLGTEASVHDEIRAVCQAVCISNMLGCPTATVPTSQKPTQQRLWEMVHESHKLLDAHFSPFLKGVKAAGWDTKRTLLDWDEWRVEWKTKNS